A window of the Lactobacillus amylovorus DSM 20531 genome harbors these coding sequences:
- a CDS encoding fibronectin type III domain-containing protein yields the protein MKRRGYLIGAVAAGALLFSLNTNVQAATVPISDNATSYVRKGNQYRFYFKAPTRLTVATKAKYKILNTSNWECIPYKGKNKNTKVFYLRSGHYNLTTKSGKNVKIKTSATRITKIRNKLETFSHKTYPLETRFTSAIPIKIGQTVTGMTDMYHTEKLNTMNRYKFTLDKDQKVTMNMSVQPVYENSRSNIFNNNDIQIVQDTDYGYALNPWKTKGTLKNGKYSWNLEKGTYYLEKGSARGRFSFKLTSEDTNALPSTPKLTKVSSTEDGIKVDYTKADNATGYGIYGSSLRRYRSNDPLLDAASMIGHSNFTPDGNYPDVLTQTISKNRLINGETYDIAVRAVNDEEGRSFSPVSANQKFTYYIPLKGSHEKPKTPTLKVSYYNDHGSDEPYINIEWDVNPEADSYEIQYRLKGSSKWATFFSKTRSGDIVDDPTNDFGQDFKKGQVYEVRVRALHSNLISDWSEVKTARVDVTPNR from the coding sequence ATGAAGAGGAGAGGCTATTTAATTGGTGCAGTAGCTGCTGGTGCATTGCTATTTAGTTTGAATACTAACGTTCAAGCTGCAACAGTACCAATTTCTGATAATGCAACCAGCTATGTGAGAAAAGGCAATCAATACCGTTTCTATTTCAAAGCACCAACCAGATTAACTGTTGCCACTAAGGCAAAATATAAGATCCTTAATACTTCAAATTGGGAATGCATCCCTTATAAGGGTAAAAACAAGAATACCAAAGTCTTCTATTTGCGTTCTGGTCATTACAATTTGACTACTAAATCTGGTAAAAATGTAAAGATTAAGACTAGCGCTACACGGATTACCAAGATCAGAAATAAGCTGGAGACTTTCTCTCATAAAACTTATCCGTTAGAAACGCGTTTTACCTCAGCTATCCCAATAAAAATAGGACAGACGGTTACTGGTATGACTGATATGTATCATACTGAAAAGCTGAATACGATGAATAGATATAAATTTACGCTGGATAAAGATCAAAAAGTAACGATGAATATGTCTGTTCAACCTGTGTATGAGAACAGTCGGTCTAATATTTTTAACAATAATGACATTCAAATTGTGCAGGACACAGATTATGGTTATGCGTTAAATCCATGGAAAACTAAAGGAACCTTAAAAAATGGAAAATATTCCTGGAATTTAGAGAAAGGGACTTATTATCTAGAAAAAGGTTCTGCTCGTGGTCGTTTCAGCTTTAAGTTGACTAGCGAAGATACGAATGCTCTTCCAAGTACGCCTAAGTTGACTAAGGTTAGCTCAACTGAAGATGGAATCAAGGTTGATTATACTAAAGCTGATAATGCGACTGGTTATGGAATTTATGGTTCTTCTCTAAGACGGTATAGATCAAATGATCCTTTGCTTGATGCCGCATCAATGATTGGACATAGTAATTTCACCCCTGACGGCAATTATCCTGATGTTTTAACTCAGACAATTTCAAAGAATAGACTGATTAACGGTGAAACTTACGATATTGCTGTTCGTGCGGTGAATGATGAAGAAGGTAGAAGCTTTAGCCCAGTTTCAGCAAATCAAAAGTTTACTTACTATATTCCTTTAAAGGGCAGTCATGAGAAACCAAAGACGCCAACGCTTAAGGTTAGCTATTATAATGACCATGGTTCAGATGAACCATATATCAACATTGAATGGGACGTTAACCCAGAAGCTGATAGCTATGAGATTCAGTATAGATTGAAAGGTAGCAGTAAGTGGGCAACCTTCTTTAGCAAAACTAGAAGCGGCGATATAGTAGATGATCCAACGAATGATTTTGGACAAGACTTTAAGAAGGGCCAAGTTTACGAAGTTCGCGTTCGTGCACTTCACAGTAATTTGATCAGTGACTGGTCCGAGGTTAAAACAGCACGCGTTGATGTTACGCCGAATAGGTAG
- a CDS encoding AAA family ATPase, translated as MLGPQASGKSSFIKMNDLQNYTISADEIRIRLNGINSNNGHPQINFVGQTEKIVWQIFNQILQTRLQNGLPTIVDNTNLGGHGFNPINDILKRVPDNYQVYVIDCFKPLLDANDPLSEESLTHALKILDQRNRDREYSVNMDIIQRFVDYYAHFEIPNKVKVISSADLQKAQDLIDLILNFNR; from the coding sequence ATGTTGGGGCCACAAGCTTCAGGTAAATCTAGTTTCATTAAGATGAACGATTTACAAAACTATACTATCTCAGCTGATGAGATAAGAATTCGTTTAAATGGAATTAATTCAAATAATGGGCATCCCCAAATAAACTTTGTTGGTCAAACTGAGAAAATTGTTTGGCAGATTTTTAATCAAATACTACAAACACGGTTACAAAATGGCCTACCAACTATTGTCGATAATACAAATTTAGGCGGGCATGGATTTAATCCAATTAATGATATCTTGAAAAGAGTACCAGATAATTATCAAGTGTATGTGATCGATTGTTTTAAACCACTACTGGATGCCAATGATCCACTAAGTGAGGAATCATTAACTCATGCGTTAAAAATTCTCGACCAACGCAATCGTGATCGAGAATATTCAGTGAATATGGATATTATTCAACGTTTTGTTGATTATTATGCTCACTTCGAAATACCAAATAAGGTAAAAGTGATTAGCTCTGCTGATCTGCAGAAAGCACAGGATTTGATTGATCTAATTCTAAATTTTAATAGGTAA
- a CDS encoding IS982 family transposase: MNCLKLKRFSHHLQVSFKDLVIICRHWYRLYAPAEFTHRRNIDQIKTTDSLILALLIWQAKTGIESQRRFCECFNCLSHSRFNRRSRQLLQLIYQIRQEMNKKVDLNGQFLIIDSFPVPVCQPIRNYRAKIFRGYANIGYKDTKKIYFYGFKVHAIVSDDGYILDYVVTKASVHDARETVELMENTHPSNYYLLGDEGYLGKELHQQLKQMGYELWTPYRKNMTGAKKHNDHQLMAIRRTIESDFSLLTYYNAENNRARSLIGFQSRLEIAILAYNLAYCLERFN, encoded by the coding sequence TTGAACTGCCTTAAGCTTAAGCGTTTTAGCCACCATTTACAAGTTAGTTTTAAAGATTTAGTGATAATTTGTCGGCACTGGTATCGTTTGTATGCACCGGCTGAGTTTACTCATCGGCGAAATATTGATCAAATTAAAACTACGGACAGTCTGATTTTGGCTTTACTTATCTGGCAAGCTAAGACAGGAATTGAATCACAAAGAAGATTCTGTGAATGTTTCAATTGTTTATCACACTCACGTTTTAATCGGCGTTCACGTCAGCTATTGCAATTGATTTATCAGATACGGCAAGAAATGAATAAAAAGGTTGACCTGAATGGACAGTTCTTGATCATTGACAGCTTTCCGGTACCTGTTTGCCAACCAATTCGCAACTATCGTGCTAAAATTTTTCGCGGTTATGCCAACATTGGTTATAAGGACACCAAGAAAATTTACTTCTATGGTTTCAAAGTTCATGCCATTGTTAGCGATGACGGTTACATTCTTGATTATGTCGTAACAAAGGCATCAGTTCATGATGCCAGGGAGACAGTTGAACTGATGGAAAATACCCATCCATCTAATTACTATCTTCTTGGCGACGAAGGCTATTTAGGCAAAGAACTGCATCAACAGCTAAAACAAATGGGTTACGAACTTTGGACACCATATCGTAAAAATATGACAGGAGCTAAAAAGCACAATGATCATCAATTGATGGCTATTCGCAGAACAATTGAAAGCGACTTTTCGCTTCTGACCTATTACAATGCCGAGAACAATCGAGCACGTAGTCTGATAGGCTTTCAAAGCCGGTTGGAAATTGCAATTTTAGCTTATAATTTGGCTTATTGTCTAGAACGATTTAACTAG